The segment gattcattaatcggttAAAATTATGTAGCCAGGGCTAACGGTTCTGTTAAGTTAGTTATATTGCACGGAATATAAAAAACGTgtaatatgtataatagagCTTGAACTCAGTTtatttctggtatgtttttaaaattaaacggtatattttgatatatttctgagggtagGACGGTATATTTGAGcgataagtccgcggtcacactgcagACGCGCGTCGCATTGCCGCCATTTGAAAAAAACGACTGGAGAATCGAGAAAAAAAGGAATTTGTTAAAATTTGTGTAGATTCTCATTTGTGCCAAATGGATGACATGTTGGATATAATGCAGCCGCTGTCGCGGCTGCAGCTATAACTGGAGgcaaggttaggttaggttaggttgaggcggctgccgggctcgctcggaacccgtcacacttaggccggtttcggcccgttgtgataaaCTGGAGGCAATCCGGAAGGTATTTTTTCGGCTGCAATGGACATAGAACACGGCGATCAATATGGCGGCgcgtttgttttttttgcagGCTCACTTTAAAGAGCTGGAAGAACTATTCTACGGCGTCAAGACCAAAGATGCCAAGGCTGCGGACAATGCCCCGGAGCAGAGCGAAACCTCCGCGGTGACACCACAGCAGACCAAGAAGCGTCCCAAACGGCTGACCGCTCTGACTGAGAACACAGATGATTCCGAAGGTGAGTTGTGCTGTGGGCCAAAGGAGACCAAGACTCACCTTGCACTCTCCCCAGATGCCCCCGATGTCACGGCAGAGTCCTCGGGCCGCCAAAGTGCGCGGTTGAGCAACTCCCAGCTCTTGGCCGTTGCCGAGGTGGAGAACCTGAACAGCACAGCCTCGTTAATGCCGCCGCCACCGGCACCGACTCTAGCCGACACCACCATGAGCTCGGGCCGGCCGCAGCGGGCTGCCAAATTGAAAACGGTGAAGCTGCTCAAGGAGCACTCTCTCATCCGAAAGATGCGTCGCCCCAGCGAAGAGGATTCGATCCGGGTGAAGGTGGAGAGCGAACAGCGCGTCTCGCAGATCAACGGCAGGACGCACAACATAGCACCGGATCCCAAACCGTCAGTTGTGGAGGAGACAAAGCCACAGGAGGCACCACCAACACTACCAATAGAGCCCATCAAGAAGCCAGCCGAAGTCTTCGCCTCCAAGAATGTGTGCGTCAAAGTCAAGCGGGAGAAGTTTACCGGCGAGATGCCGCCGCCCCTACCGGCCACAGATAccacatccacaattttggagACGGATGCTACCAGGTCGGATGAGACTGCATTCAGCCATACTACAACGGCATCCGAGATGTCCAAGAAGGGgcgaaagaagaagaaggatGGCGCCTGCCATCGGCCCATCAAGGTGGAGCAATTTAGTGAAATTGATCAAAACTCGCCCGTCTCCTCGCGGACACGCAAAAACAGCACCGAGTCGCGCAACCAGGAGCGCTCCATCTACAAAGACGCCCTCGAGGGGCCGCCCATcgaagaacagcagcagcaggcttCTGCTGGCGCCGCCATTAATGAAACGAACACCTTGTCCAACGCCACAATGGTGCGGGGTCCGGCTCCCACCGATGAAAGTCCCAACATTGCACCGGCCGACGCCACCTTGGAAGTTATTACTAGCAGTCTCCTGACAGAGGATGAGTCGCTGGACGACAGGGTACCAGTGGCGAAATTTCTCTCAAATGTGAAGACCATGAAGCTGCCCGGCCGCACCCATGAGCTGTTTAAGTGAGTATGAGTAAAATCTGGAGACTATTTGAATTGGAGCATCAATACTTCCCTTTTGACCTGCCCACAGTCCGCTCTTGCAGAGTCCAGTGAAGATGCGCGTGGAGGCCTTCGAAAATGCGGCCATTGCCCAAAAGAACTTACGCTCCCAGCGAGCCAAGGATACGGTAAGAGTGCAGTGCTCTCTCTCGTTTGTTCGGGAATTGATGATTGATGATCCTTTTTCAGGGCACGAACACGAGCAACACGCCCAAGATTGGCAAGTTGCAGCCACCGACTGTGGGGCGCTTTAATACGCCCACTCAGACCTCAAGTCTATTGCCCGTGAGCTCGGCCCAGCCCAAGACGGCCCCCATGAGTGCCTCAAAGGCAACGACGCTGCTGAAGACTGCCACCGGGAC is part of the Drosophila miranda strain MSH22 chromosome Y unlocalized genomic scaffold, D.miranda_PacBio2.1 Contig_Y1_pilon, whole genome shotgun sequence genome and harbors:
- the LOC117190216 gene encoding histone-lysine N-methyltransferase, H3 lysine-79 specific-like; amino-acid sequence: MAARLFFLQAHFKELEELFYGVKTKDAKAADNAPEQSETSAVTPQQTKKRPKRLTALTENTDDSEDAPDVTAESSGRQSARLSNSQLLAVAEVENLNSTASLMPPPPAPTLADTTMSSGRPQRAAKLKTVKLLKEHSLIRKMRRPSEEDSIRVKVESEQRVSQINGRTHNIAPDPKPSVVEETKPQEAPPTLPIEPIKKPAEVFASKNVCVKVKREKFTGEMPPPLPATDTTSTILETDATRSDETAFSHTTTASEMSKKGRKKKKDGACHRPIKVEQFSEIDQNSPVSSRTRKNSTESRNQERSIYKDALEGPPIEEQQQQASAGAAINETNTLSNATMVRGPAPTDESPNIAPADATLEVITSSLLTEDESLDDRVPVAKFLSNVKTMKLPGRTHELFNPLLQSPVKMRVEAFENAAIAQKNLRSQRAKDTGTNTSNTPKIGKLQPPTVGRFNTPTQTSSLLPVSSAQPKTAPMSASKATTLLKTATGTNLKSTSSASTKSLLRENSGEDFRKGLHSLAEERKKLREQKHQHAAQQREAKERERAERIAKQTAERAKKQEERKKLEERKRLEVEELNRKMRQQEEAEALRKAKIRELENQKLAQLTGAKKKMLPPPPKTKYTWDMLHEDDSTDDEGTVTHKRPPAPTWSRSHVRGEAIAMQSHCPTDVIDSFFSVAPSTPDLKLIFPNIDPSQLKRNSSVLWSTPPRYSELPKY